Proteins encoded within one genomic window of Humulus lupulus chromosome 1, drHumLupu1.1, whole genome shotgun sequence:
- the LOC133818070 gene encoding uncharacterized protein LOC133818070, whose product MGGRVDTSINQSAGPYIFWMSGQNYHHIGSLLPEVGKKPQFAQLYIYDTENEIGNRMDTLLRHGRKIEIKHEIFQELSQMLDQHNNLVKSFRMARDKFKAQPESMFRLQLLSSRTTDGRQYNMPTSFEVAGLIVGDFSEVNFERDVIVEHQTKGIKRITDLHPSFMSMTCSLIHPYGEDGYRLGIPLRDVTKSSFNRQKLTMRQHYCFRLQQRLNEGHTLLRSGRLLQQYIVDSYMEIEEEIFRWIRNNQKKLRSDLFSGLMDAIHRGDSYCSKVGKSIILPSSHTGGPQYRVQNYQDAMAICKWARYPDLFLTFTCNPKWPEINDMIHLIGQKDDNNRVDIICRVFEIKLFQLMHDLKKEQSFGKIIASDHIDNIISAEIPDLNVDPDCYNAVNKFMIHGPCGKLNSNSPCMMQDRCTKHFPKKFNDQTTIGTDGFPVYKRRNTGIHVEKKGVLLDNRYVVPYHRNLIVKFDAHINVEVCNCSRSVKYLFKYGHKGSDRTTATMESIDTAKEIDEIKTYFDCRYISAIEACWRIFQFDIHYRQPAVERLPFHLPGEHTIIFKENKCVENVVCIPGIEKTKFTQWLEANKNYDDA is encoded by the exons ATCACATTGGTTCTTTGTTGCCAGAAGTTGGGAAAAAACCACAATTTGCtcaactatatatatatgatactgAAAATGAGATAGGAAACCGAATGGATACACTACTAAGACACGGGAGGAAGATAGAGATTAAACATGAAATCTTTCAGGAATTATCTCAAATGTTGGAtcaacataataatttggtcaaaTCCTTTAGAATGGCAAGGGATAAATTCAAAGCACAACCAGAATCTATGTTTCGTTTACAACTCCTAAGTAGCAGGACAACAGATGGTCGTCAATACAATATGCCGACATCATTTGAAGTAGCAGGCTTAATAGTTGGTGATTTCAGTGAAGTGAACTTCGAACGTGACGTTATTGTAGAGCACCAAACTAAAGGAATTAAGAGAATCACAGATCTGCATCCAAGTTTCATGTCTATGACGTGCTCATTAATACACCCTTATGGTGAAGATGGATATAGACTTGGCATACCTTTGAGAGACGTAACTAAAAGCTCTTTCAATAGGCAAAAGTTGACAATGAGGCAACATTATTGCTTTAGGTTGCAGCAAAGATTAAATGAGGGTCATACTCTTCTTCGATCCGGTAGACTACTGCAACAATATATAGTTGATTCTTACATGGAAATTGAAGAAGAAATATTTCGTTGGATACGAAATAACCAAAAAAAACTCAGATCAGACCTTTTCTCTGGTTTAATGGACGCTATTCATCGTGGTGATTCATATTGCTCAAAAGTGGGGAAATCAATTATTTTGCCTTCGTCACACACTGGAGGACCACAATATAGAGTACAAAATTATCAAGATGCTATGGCAATTTGTAAATGGGCAAGGTATCCTGATTTATTTCTTACTTTCACTTGCAACCCAAAGTGGCCAGAAATAAATGACATGATCCATTTAATAGGCCAAAAAGACGATAACAATCGGGTCGATATCATATGCAGAGTATTTGAGATAAAGTTATTCCAGCTAATGCACGATTTGAAAAAAGAACAATCGTTTGGAAAGATAATCGCAT CAGACCATATTGATAATATAATAAGCGCGGAAATCCCAGACTTAAATGTTGATCCTGATTGTTATAATGCCGTCAATAAATTTATGATTCATGGACCTTGTGGAAAACTCAATTCAAACTCTCCATGTATGATGCAAGATAGGTGCACAAAACATTTTCCAAAAAAATTCAATGATCAAACGACCATCGGCACAGATGGCTTTCCAGTCTACAAAAGGAGAAATACAGGTATTCATGTCGAAAAGAAAGGTGTCCTTTTAGATAATCGATATGTAGTCCCTTATCACAGGAATTTGATTGTCAAATTTGATGCACATATTAATGTCGAGGTTTGCAATTGCTCTAGATCAGTCAAATACCTTTTCAAATATGGTCATAAAGGGTCTGACAGAACTACTGCAACAATGGAATCTATTGACACTGCCAAAGAAATAGATGAGATAAAAACATATTTTGATTGTAGATATATCTCGGCAATTGAAGCTTGCTGGAGAATATTCCAATTTGACATACATTACAGACAGCCAGCAGTCGAAAGATTACCATTCCATTTACCCGGAGAGCACACAATAATATTCAAAGAAAACAAATGTGTTGAAAATGTTGTTTGCATACCTGGAATAGAAAAAACAAAGTTCACTCAATGGTTGGAGGCAAACAAGAATTATGATGATGCATGA
- the LOC133818076 gene encoding uncharacterized protein LOC133818076: protein MVRTRGASSKKTPVSQSRKVPSPSPPPSVSTAPLSVPTTPTSVGKSCKSKARKKVFSLSREHPMVFPDISADIVAPPSEVVVPSRAKDHSPLPFDSSLEARAKSKSVSSSSKVAAAGLLKLPLKPSQSKKNYVTPKRKLGLDASLSPLSAAKKKLKAHPPSLSSFESDPEEDKSESEATHDTTLSDETVPDIAESEAESDESEKEDTIPSEQEAESDSDHIASPLPSKAKGKKPISGSTPSPKQSGVNFKPYSSIFCYNDNARDMVLYAQRKFIIERNYVLSDHRPFGVLTMLQDRQWTGSLVKFSGFVDRIVKEFYANITNEIIEPSSPLYNKVFVRGHWFSFSPQDIALALCLPLTVEDDVDGASLDKDMVITELVGQKMVWPSNTVISVSNLTYTYAVLHKFATTNWKPTSHTATISFDMASFLYKVGTGLGLNLASVIHDQIIGFRKGNRKNLNLPFPQVIYKVLSMQKQDLQRDQEDLVGPTTAASYKASAPPTEATAAPSSKKVKPQSLKIASDDIPHASSSVATDSGLVASEIAAVRASVDSLTARVMSIEGLQRSVLEVVQSLSKAPTV from the coding sequence ATGGTGAGAACTCGTGGTGCTTCCTCCAAGAAGACTCCTGTTTCTCAATCCCGAAAGGTGCCATCTCCTTCGCCTCCTCCATCTGTGTCAACGGCGCCTCTTTCTGTTCCAACAACTCCCACATCTGTTGGAAAGTCCTGCAAATCCAAGGCTCGCAAGAAGGTGTTTTCGCTCTCTCGTGAACATCCTATGGTGTTTCCAGATATCTCTGCTGACATTGTTGCACCACCATCTGAAGTGGTGGTGCCCTCTCGTGCCAAGGACCATTCTCCTCTTCCGTTTGATTCGTCTTTGGAGGCTAGGGCAAAATCGAAATCTGTTTCCTCCTCTTCCAAAGTTGCTGCTGCTGGGTTGCTCAAATTGCCCTTGAAGCCGAGTCAGTCCAAGAAAAATTATGTGACTCCCAAAAGGAAATTGGGGTTGGACGCGTCTCTTTCTCCTTTGTCTGCTGCCAAGAAAAAATTGAAGGCTCATCCCCCTTCATTGTCCTCCTTCGAATCTGATCCTGAGGAAGATAAGTCCGAATCTGAAGCAACTCATGATACCACATTGTCTGATGAAACGGTTCCTGACATTGCCGaatcagaggctgagtctgatgAGTCAGAAAAAGAAGACACTATCCCCTCTGAACAAGAAGCCGAATCTGACTCAGACCACATTGCATCTCCTTTGCCATCCAAAGCTAAAGGGAAGAAACCTATTTCTGGTTCTACACCTTCACCAAAACAGTCAGGTGtaaatttcaaaccttattctTCCATTTTTTGCTATAATGATAATGCACGTGATATGGTTCTGTATGCTCAACGAAAATTTATCATTGAAAGAAATTATGTCTTGAGTGATCATCGTCCTTTTGGTGTGCTAACAATGCTTCAAGATCGACAATGGACAGGTTCTTTGGTTAAATTTTCtggttttgtggatagaatagtcaaggaattctatgccaataTTACTAATGAAATTATTGAACCTTCATCTCCTCTGTATAATAAAGTGTTTGTTAGGGGCCAttggttctctttttctcctcaaGACATTGCTCTTGCTTTGTGCCTTCCCCTTACTGTCGAGGATGATGTTGATGGTGCTTCTCTTGACAAGGACATGGTTATCACTGAGTTGGTCGGACAAAAAATGGTATGGCCATCTAACACAGTCATCTCCGTCTCCAATCTCACCTACACTTATGCTGTCCTCCATAAGTTTGCAACAACAAATTGGAAGCCCACATCTCACACGGCCACTATCTCTTTTGATATGGCATCATTTTTGTACAAAGTGGGGACCGGTCTTGGTTTAAATTTGGCTTCGGTTATTCATGATCAAATCATTGGGTTTCGCAAAGGTAACAGGAAAAACTTGAATCTTCCTTTTCCTCaagttatttataaagtgttgagtaTGCAGAAACAAGACCTCCAACGTGATCAAGAAGACTTGGTGGGCCCAACTACTGCTGCTTCCTACAAAGCCTCTGCCCCACCTACTGAAGCCACTGCTGCTCCGTCCTCCAAGAAAGTCAAGCCCCAATCTCTGAAGATCGCCTCGGATGACATTCCTCATGCCTCCTCCTCTGTTGCCACAGATTCAGGCCTTGTTGCATCAGAAATAGCTGCTGTTCGAGCCTCTGTTGATTCTCTAACTGCTCGAGTAATGTCAATTGAAGGACTGCAACGTTCTGTGTTGGAGGTTGTTCAATCTCTGTCAAAAGCTCCAactgtttag